A genomic window from Pecten maximus chromosome 2, xPecMax1.1, whole genome shotgun sequence includes:
- the LOC117344039 gene encoding nuclear polyadenylated RNA-binding protein 3-like, which produces MPLTRGKKTSKPVKKKPSQGSLKSKAIVHEGQEETQNSNNDLESISTEGEAIIHVGQEEEHNRNKGMESISTEDEAIIHVGQEDEQHSNKGLENISTEGEATIHVGQEEEHNSHKGVESISTEGEAIIHEGQEEEQHSTKGMESISTEGEALAHEGQEEDDDLRSVHDDSDRDPD; this is translated from the coding sequence ATGCCACTTACACGAGGAAAGAAGACCTCTAAACCCGTAAAAAAGAAACCTTCACAAGGCTCACTGAAAAGTAAAGCAATAGTTCATGAGGGTCAGGAGGAAACACAGAATAGCAACAATGACCTGGAGAGTATTAGCACAGAGGGTGAAGCGATAATTCATGTGGGCCAGGAGGAAGAGCATAATAGAAACAAGGGCATGGAAAGTATTAGCACAGAGGATGAAGCGATAATTCATGTGGGCCAGGAGGACGAGCAGCATAGCAACAAGGGCTTGGAAAATATTAGCACAGAGGGTGAAGCGACAATCCATGTGGGCCAGGAGGAAGAGCATAATAGCCACAAGGGCGTGGAAAGTATAAGCACAGAGGGTGAAGCGATCATTCATGAAGGCCAGGAGGAAGAGCAGCATAGTACCAAGGGCATGGAAAGTATTAGCACAGAGGGTGAAGCGTTAGCTCATGAGGGCCAGGAGGAAGACGATGACCTCAGAAGTGTTCACGACGACTCGGATCGTGATCCGGACTAA